Genomic segment of Pseudalkalibacillus hwajinpoensis:
AGGCTGAGCACCTGACACGGCATATTTACCGTCAAATACAAAGAACGGTACGCCCTGAATGCCAAGCTGACTTCCCATTGCTTCATCGTTGCGAACTTCTTTCGTAAATTCTTCAGTTCCTAGCATACGTTTTATATCCGCAGCGTCTAGCCCAAGTTCTTCACCAAGTGATGCAAGCGTTTCATGATCACCAATATTTTTCGATTCGGTAAAGAAGGCATAAAAGAGACGTTCTGACATTTCATTACTTCTACCATGCTCTGTCGCATAGTGAACAAGACGATGGGCATCAAATGAATTCGTTGGAATCATTTTATCAAAATCATACGTTAGGTTTTCTCCAGCAGCTTGCTGCCTCATATTCTCACACATACCCTGAGCTTGTTCTAGACTGACATTGTATTTCGCTGCTAGAAGCTCAGCCATGCTTTCCCCATCCGATTCTTTCGCATTAGGATCGAGTTCAAAGCTTTTAAAGACAACTTCTACTTTATCACGCTGTGGAAAAGCCTGAAGCGCACTTTCAAGACGTCTTTTTCCTATATAACAAAATGGACATACGAAATCAGACCATACTTCAATTCTCATCGAATCACTCTTTCAGTAAATTGTTTTATCTATCTTATACTTGTATTTTATCACCTCTACTTTTAAATGAGCAGGAATTTGCTCAGTGAGTCATTGAAAACTATTGTTAGCATAGACAAGAAAATTAAAACATATAAAAAAGACCTCAACGAGAACGTTGAAGTCTTGAAATAACGTATGTAATGGTACCGGTGGTCGGGTTCGAACCGACACTCCTCTCGGAACACGATTTTGAGTCGTGCGCGTCTGCCAATTCCGCCACACCGGCAAAATACCATATTCAATTCAGGCAGAAAAATAAGTGGTGCCGGAGGCCGGGCTCGAACCGGCACGGAGGTACACCCTCCGCAGGATTTTAAGTCCTGTGCGTCTGCCAATTCCGCCACTCCGGCAGGACTTTTAAGAAAAAATATTAAGATTGGAGGCGGCACCCGGATTTGAACCGGGGCGTAAGGGTTTTGCAGACCCGTGCCTTACCACTTGGCTATGCCGCCTTTTTAAAATGGAGCGGAAGACGGGATTCGAACCCGCGACCCCCACCTTGGCAAGGTGATGTTCTACCACTGAACTACTTCCGCAACAAAAAATGGCTGGGCTAGCTGGATTCGAACCAGCGCATGACGGAATCAAAATCCGTTGCCTTACCGCTTGGCTATAGCCCAAAAATGGGGCGGCTGATGGGAATTGAACCCACGAATGCCGGAATCACAATCCGGTGCGTTAACCACTTCGCCACAACCGCCATAAAAATTTGAAATTGGCAGGGGTAGTAGGACTCGAACCCACACCGGAGGTTTTGGAGACCTCTGTTCTACCTTTAAACTATACCCCTATCAAGATGGTGGAGGGGGACGGATTCGAACCGCCGAACCCTGAGGGAGCGGATTTACAGTCCGCCGCGTTTAGCCACTTCGCTACCCCTCCAAATTGACAATTACCATTGTAATACACATTTTATGAAAGTGCAATGGAATTTGATCTCATTTCGAGAAAATGGTGCCGGCCAGAGGACTTGAACCCCCAACCTACTGATTACAAGTCAGTTGCTCTACCAATTGAGCTAGACCGGCAACATGGTGGCTCCGGACGGAATCGAACCGCCGACACGTGGATTTTCAGTCCACTGCTCTACCGACTGAGCTACAGAGCCATGTTTAAAATATAATTGGTTGCCCTTAACAGGACTACATTTTAATTTTAGTAACGATGAATACTCAACGCAGATAAAATTAATTGGTTGCGGGGGCAGGATTTGAACCTGCGACCTTTGGGTTATGAGCCCAACGAGCTACCGAACTGCTCCACCCCGCGATAATGTGAATGTAATAATGCTGCACCTGCTCATTACGCTGTGCGCTGTTTCTTTCTCTACAAGGTTATGCTTCGAAGCGTATCCGTCGAAACAACTCGTTGCTGTTTCAAGGAAGCATCGCTTGTTGCTCCACCCCGCGATAATATTAAAATATAAATGGCGGTCCCGACGAGAATCGAACTCGCGATCTCCTGCGTGACAGGCAGGCATGTTAACCGCTACACCACGGGACCTTAGAGAATGGTGGAGGATGACGGGCTCGAACCGCCGACCCTCTGCTTGTAAGGCAGATGCTCTCCCAGCTGAGCTAATCCTCCACAAAGTAGAAATGATATATAATGGTGACCCGTACGGGATTCGAACCCGTGTTACCGCCGTGAAAGGGCGGTGTCTTAACCGCTTGACCAACGGGCCCTTGCTGCTATTATGTATGCTAGTGGCGGAGAGCGAGGGATTCGAACCCTCGAGACGGCTTTGACCGTCTACACGATTTCCAATCGTGCTCCTTCGGCCACTCGGACAGCTCTCCATGGCTCCACAGGTAGGATTCGAACCTACGACCGATCGGTTAACAGCCGATAGCTCTACCACTGAGCTACTGTGGAATAATATCAGCCTGGCAACGTCCTACTCTTGCAGGGGGAGATCCCCCAACTACCATCGGCGCTGAAGAGCTTAACTTCCGTGTTCGGCATGGGAACGGGTGTGACCTCTTCGCCATCATTACCAGACTAAGAACTGGATTTCACTTTCGTGATTTCCCAGCGACAAAATATATCATACTATATTTCATCATGTTTTTCAAGGAAAATTTCATTCCCTGAAAACTAGATAGCACGCACAACTTCCAATATGTCCAGCTACGTAAGCCAAATCCTCGATCGTTTCACCTTTTGATTCTGACGCAAACAGCGCGTCTGATTCAAAAGCCTCCAACGCTTGTCGGATTTAAA
This window contains:
- a CDS encoding DsbA family oxidoreductase, whose translation is MRIEVWSDFVCPFCYIGKRRLESALQAFPQRDKVEVVFKSFELDPNAKESDGESMAELLAAKYNVSLEQAQGMCENMRQQAAGENLTYDFDKMIPTNSFDAHRLVHYATEHGRSNEMSERLFYAFFTESKNIGDHETLASLGEELGLDAADIKRMLGTEEFTKEVRNDEAMGSQLGIQGVPFFVFDGKYAVSGAQPVEMFEQAIEKAWGEGNKLEVVGGNAEACSADSCDLPK